A single Paraburkholderia sp. SOS3 DNA region contains:
- a CDS encoding DUF4224 domain-containing protein codes for MSDTFLTPEEVEELSGIRVGRGGKTREQLQIEWLRTSGIPFWTNARGRPIIARSAIEGGARADEQPRPKWQPKVLSLR; via the coding sequence TTGAGCGACACGTTTCTGACGCCCGAAGAGGTGGAAGAGCTCTCAGGAATTCGCGTCGGCCGCGGCGGCAAGACGCGCGAGCAGCTGCAGATAGAATGGCTGCGCACCTCCGGTATTCCGTTCTGGACGAATGCGCGTGGGCGCCCGATCATCGCCCGCTCTGCGATCGAAGGCGGTGCGCGGGCGGACGAACAGCCGCGTCCGAAATGGCAGCCGAAAGTGCTCTCGCTAAGGTGA
- a CDS encoding ASCH domain-containing protein: protein MKALSIRQPWAWLIVRPDLTGTARAAAVSSGELKDIENRSWPTRFRGRVLIHAAKGMTRAEYEDAEDPLYWCGGPTIELPPFEQLQRGGIVGAATIDACIQSMHRSSKWHADGCFGFHLVDTRPVPFVACKGALGFFDVPKEVASHLRQMHDLGAIACNT, encoded by the coding sequence ATGAAGGCCCTTTCCATCCGCCAGCCGTGGGCGTGGCTCATCGTGAGACCGGATCTAACAGGTACTGCGCGCGCGGCAGCAGTTTCATCGGGCGAACTGAAGGACATTGAGAACCGCAGCTGGCCGACTAGGTTTCGCGGCCGCGTGCTCATTCACGCGGCCAAGGGCATGACGCGCGCCGAGTACGAGGACGCCGAAGATCCGCTGTATTGGTGCGGTGGCCCGACCATCGAACTGCCACCGTTCGAGCAGCTTCAACGCGGGGGCATCGTGGGCGCAGCAACGATCGATGCGTGCATCCAGTCCATGCATCGATCGTCAAAGTGGCACGCGGATGGATGTTTCGGTTTCCATCTCGTGGACACGCGGCCGGTGCCGTTCGTGGCGTGCAAGGGCGCTCTCGGCTTCTTTGACGTGCCGAAGGAAGTCGCTTCACATTTGCGGCAGATGCACGACCTTGGAGCGATCGCATGCAATACCTGA
- a CDS encoding tyrosine-type recombinase/integrase has product MGRKPTVNLNLPPRMRARPRGKVTYYYYDWGGKPRREESLGTDFVLAVRRWSELEQTQAPAAAAPTFKDAADIYIRDVLPTKAPRTQSDNLKELIFLREFFGDAPLDEIEPVHIKQYLRWRHQKAVAWFEAKKQPVPKDAGHVRANREIALFSHIFNNAREIGLTKAPNPCLGVKKNSEDGRDVYVEDDLYARVYAHADEPTRDAMDLAYLAGQRPQDTLNYDERDIRDGYLFIGQGKTGKKLRMEVVGELKAVIDRIKARKAGYKVVSTALVVTETGQRMTLRTLQYRFRAARAAAGIPAKDFQFRDLRAKAGTDKTDATDIRQAQQQLGHGSITMTEHYVRKRRGDKVGPTR; this is encoded by the coding sequence ATGGGCCGGAAGCCTACTGTCAACCTGAACCTGCCACCGCGCATGCGCGCGCGGCCGCGCGGAAAGGTGACGTACTACTACTACGACTGGGGCGGTAAGCCGCGGCGCGAAGAGTCGCTCGGCACCGACTTTGTGCTGGCCGTGCGCCGTTGGTCCGAACTCGAGCAGACACAGGCGCCGGCGGCGGCCGCGCCGACGTTCAAAGACGCGGCCGACATCTACATACGCGATGTGTTGCCGACAAAGGCGCCGCGCACGCAGAGCGACAATCTGAAGGAGCTCATTTTCCTGCGCGAGTTCTTCGGCGATGCGCCGCTCGACGAGATCGAGCCTGTCCACATCAAGCAATACCTGCGCTGGCGTCACCAGAAGGCTGTTGCCTGGTTCGAGGCGAAGAAGCAGCCTGTTCCGAAGGACGCGGGGCACGTGCGAGCGAACCGGGAGATCGCGCTGTTCAGCCACATCTTCAATAATGCGCGCGAGATCGGTCTCACGAAGGCACCGAACCCCTGTCTGGGTGTGAAGAAGAACAGTGAGGACGGCCGCGACGTCTATGTCGAGGACGATCTGTATGCGCGCGTGTACGCGCATGCCGACGAGCCAACGCGCGACGCGATGGACCTCGCATACCTGGCTGGCCAGCGGCCTCAGGACACGCTCAACTACGACGAGCGGGACATCCGGGACGGCTACCTGTTCATCGGACAGGGTAAGACGGGCAAGAAGCTGAGAATGGAGGTCGTCGGCGAGCTCAAGGCGGTGATCGACAGGATCAAGGCTCGAAAAGCGGGTTACAAGGTCGTCAGCACGGCGCTCGTCGTGACCGAGACAGGGCAGCGCATGACGCTGCGCACGCTGCAGTACCGGTTCCGCGCAGCGCGCGCTGCGGCTGGCATTCCGGCGAAGGACTTCCAGTTCCGCGATCTGCGCGCGAAGGCTGGCACCGACAAAACCGACGCGACCGACATTCGCCAAGCACAGCAGCAGCTGGGCCACGGATCGATCACGATGACCGAGCACTACGTGAGGAAGAGGCGCGGCGATAAGGTCGGCCCCACGCGCTAA